In the Haloferula helveola genome, one interval contains:
- a CDS encoding LacI family DNA-binding transcriptional regulator → MKSLRPNSPAPKKRVRLKDVAERAGVAVNTASTILNRRPNSWASKETQERVFAAAKELGYRPNRAAVALQSGRFETIGLLVADLNNPYFTHTASILGQQVEALGYDLVIESWRTDLEREKKLLRDFSDRNVDGVVAFVSDIDSHRAILEQQAESGVPLVALAMPGAGEVPVDLVMPNFETGLREAAENLYAQGHRRFAFVAARSEGQRVGKRPALFEEMVAKLDGASLTNFNCGPSVAEAREAGDTLLASDPRPTAVLTLNDLTAIGVMRAATDAGLRVPQDISVVGIDGIPLGEQLAVSLSTVAQPHEAMMSKALEFLMARIEGSEEPPQRSVFDTHFVPRESSGTASA, encoded by the coding sequence ATGAAGAGCCTCCGACCGAACTCCCCCGCCCCGAAGAAACGGGTCCGCCTGAAGGATGTGGCCGAGCGGGCCGGCGTGGCGGTCAACACGGCTTCGACCATCCTCAACCGCCGACCGAATTCGTGGGCCTCGAAGGAAACCCAGGAGCGGGTTTTCGCCGCTGCCAAGGAGCTCGGCTACCGGCCGAACCGCGCGGCGGTCGCCTTGCAGTCGGGCCGCTTCGAAACGATCGGCCTGCTGGTGGCCGATCTCAACAATCCCTACTTCACCCACACCGCCTCGATCCTCGGCCAGCAGGTCGAGGCACTCGGCTATGACCTCGTCATCGAAAGCTGGCGGACCGACCTTGAGCGGGAGAAGAAGCTGCTTCGCGACTTTTCGGACCGCAACGTCGACGGCGTGGTGGCCTTTGTCAGCGACATCGATTCGCACCGCGCGATTCTCGAGCAGCAGGCCGAATCCGGCGTGCCGCTGGTGGCGCTGGCCATGCCCGGCGCGGGCGAGGTGCCGGTCGACCTCGTGATGCCGAACTTCGAGACCGGCCTGCGCGAGGCCGCCGAGAACCTTTACGCCCAGGGCCACCGCCGCTTCGCGTTCGTCGCCGCCCGATCCGAAGGCCAGCGGGTCGGCAAGCGCCCGGCACTTTTCGAGGAAATGGTGGCGAAGCTCGACGGGGCCAGCCTGACGAATTTCAACTGCGGCCCCAGCGTCGCCGAGGCACGCGAAGCCGGCGACACCCTGCTCGCATCCGACCCGCGGCCGACCGCGGTGCTCACACTGAACGACCTGACCGCCATCGGCGTGATGCGCGCTGCGACCGATGCCGGATTGCGCGTGCCGCAGGACATCTCGGTGGTCGGCATCGACGGCATCCCGCTCGGTGAGCAGCTTGCGGTGTCGCTTTCCACCGTCGCCCAACCCCATGAGGCGATGATGTCCAAAGCGCTCGAGTTCCTCATGGCGCGGATCGAAGGCAGCGAGGAGCCGCCCCAGCGGTCGGTCTTCGACACCCACTTCGTTCCGCGCGAGTCGAGCGGAACGGCGTCGGCATGA
- a CDS encoding family 78 glycoside hydrolase catalytic domain yields the protein MKWLIPLCAATLALEAHTTTGLKIEHRVHPYGLDDPNPRMSWRLEGDAEGLAQTAFQILVATSQDKLEAGEADLWDSGKTEGRASHARYEGKDLPSSAPVYWKARSWAGGEASEWSAATRFVTGRIDGEPTAKYISFKDERSFHTKRNELYLPAPRYYRKTFKPEKKVVRAVAHASALGIYELKLNGMKAGDAWFAPGWTNYRKRAYYNTYDVTKLLARGENVIGAVVADGWYSGYLAYGKLVGYGPHRTGRDIYGKTPALMVEIHLTYDDGSSEVVATDGSWKVTTGPEFEADFLMGEGYDARKEMIGWAAKGFDDSEWESAVLASSNGSVKQPFFDKFGKEVQEFGFIRPPVLQAYPAQPVRTIEELEAVAITEPSEGVYIFDLGQNFAGNVRLKLLGKSGQKITLRYGEMLHPDGRLMTENLRAARATDTYICKGDREGEIWTPRFTFHGFRYVEVTGCSQKPPLDAITGLVLHSDTPMASGFECSDPVVNQIFRNAVWTQRANWIDLPTDCPQRDERMGWTGDAQIYAASAAIHADVGAFFRKWLRELEDSVTKEGYYPSYAPYPFGHGKAIHGSAWSDAGVIVPHAVWKATGDPQFFTNHWAAMTRFMDARMAQDPLLKGTAFGAPWGDWLNLDDPTPHEYVELAYFTLSALLMSEMASAQGLAEQVKKYDRWVAMMRENFRKQYLQPDGTIRPESQSAYVLALDCGLLDDPAARKKAGDRLAALVGERSGPNATGMTTGFLGTKPLLPMLTATGHHDLAVSLLQSRKYPSWGYEVKNGATTIWERWNSYTAEHGFGGPNGTMNAAMNSFSHYAFGAVTEWMVETLAGIAPAEPGYSKIRLHPHFPSADAVSETDTISWVKAHHDSPHGRIAVSWKRQEDGSLLYEATVPPNTTAELTLPAVSPWKQADAKPETRTLAPGSHKIVVE from the coding sequence ATGAAATGGCTCATCCCGCTTTGCGCGGCGACTCTGGCGCTGGAGGCCCACACCACCACGGGCCTGAAGATCGAGCACCGGGTCCATCCCTACGGTCTCGATGATCCGAATCCGCGGATGTCGTGGCGCCTTGAGGGCGACGCGGAAGGTCTCGCGCAGACGGCTTTCCAGATTCTGGTGGCTACTTCGCAGGACAAGCTGGAGGCCGGTGAAGCTGACCTGTGGGACAGTGGCAAAACGGAAGGCAGGGCCAGTCACGCCCGCTATGAAGGCAAGGATCTGCCTTCATCCGCGCCGGTCTACTGGAAAGCTCGTAGCTGGGCAGGCGGGGAGGCGTCCGAATGGAGCGCGGCGACGCGCTTCGTCACCGGTCGAATCGACGGTGAGCCGACCGCGAAGTACATTTCCTTCAAGGACGAGCGCTCCTTCCACACCAAGCGCAACGAGCTGTATCTTCCGGCGCCGCGGTACTACCGCAAGACGTTCAAGCCGGAGAAGAAAGTGGTGCGGGCGGTTGCCCATGCATCGGCGCTCGGCATTTACGAACTCAAGCTCAACGGCATGAAGGCCGGCGACGCGTGGTTCGCGCCGGGATGGACGAACTACCGCAAGCGCGCTTACTACAACACCTACGACGTCACCAAGCTTCTCGCCCGCGGTGAGAACGTGATCGGTGCGGTGGTGGCCGACGGCTGGTACTCGGGCTACCTCGCCTACGGCAAGCTGGTCGGCTATGGCCCGCACCGGACGGGGCGCGACATTTACGGCAAGACCCCGGCGTTGATGGTCGAGATCCACCTGACCTACGACGACGGTAGTAGCGAAGTCGTCGCCACCGATGGCTCCTGGAAGGTCACGACCGGCCCCGAATTCGAGGCCGACTTCCTGATGGGTGAGGGCTACGACGCGCGCAAGGAGATGATCGGATGGGCAGCCAAGGGTTTCGATGATTCGGAGTGGGAGTCCGCGGTGCTCGCGAGCTCGAACGGGTCGGTAAAGCAGCCGTTCTTCGACAAGTTCGGCAAGGAGGTTCAGGAATTCGGGTTCATCCGCCCTCCGGTGCTGCAGGCCTATCCCGCGCAGCCGGTGCGCACCATCGAGGAACTGGAAGCGGTCGCGATCACCGAGCCGAGCGAGGGAGTTTACATTTTCGATCTCGGTCAGAACTTCGCCGGCAACGTCCGGCTCAAGTTGCTCGGCAAGTCAGGTCAGAAGATCACGCTGCGCTACGGCGAGATGCTGCATCCCGACGGGCGGCTGATGACCGAGAACCTCCGCGCCGCCCGCGCGACCGATACCTACATCTGCAAGGGCGACCGTGAGGGCGAGATTTGGACGCCGCGCTTCACCTTCCACGGCTTCCGCTACGTTGAGGTCACGGGGTGTTCGCAGAAGCCGCCGCTCGACGCGATCACCGGACTGGTCCTGCACTCGGACACGCCGATGGCGTCCGGCTTCGAATGCTCCGATCCGGTCGTCAACCAGATCTTCCGTAACGCCGTCTGGACCCAGCGTGCGAACTGGATCGACCTGCCAACCGATTGTCCGCAGCGCGACGAGCGCATGGGCTGGACCGGCGACGCGCAGATCTACGCCGCCTCCGCCGCGATCCACGCCGATGTCGGCGCGTTCTTCCGCAAGTGGCTGCGCGAGTTGGAGGATTCCGTGACCAAGGAAGGCTACTATCCGTCGTACGCGCCCTATCCCTTCGGTCATGGCAAGGCGATTCACGGCTCGGCGTGGTCGGATGCCGGCGTGATCGTTCCGCACGCGGTCTGGAAGGCGACCGGTGACCCGCAGTTTTTCACGAATCACTGGGCGGCGATGACCCGCTTCATGGACGCGCGGATGGCTCAGGACCCGCTGCTCAAGGGAACGGCCTTCGGCGCGCCTTGGGGCGATTGGCTGAACCTCGACGACCCGACGCCTCACGAGTATGTCGAGCTCGCTTACTTCACGCTGTCAGCCCTCCTGATGTCGGAAATGGCGTCGGCGCAGGGGCTAGCCGAGCAAGTGAAGAAGTACGACCGGTGGGTGGCGATGATGCGGGAGAACTTTCGCAAGCAGTACCTTCAGCCTGACGGCACGATCCGGCCCGAATCGCAGTCGGCCTACGTGCTGGCTCTCGATTGTGGCTTGCTCGATGATCCGGCCGCACGGAAGAAGGCGGGAGACCGGCTGGCGGCGCTGGTCGGCGAGCGGTCCGGTCCGAACGCGACCGGGATGACGACCGGCTTCCTTGGCACGAAACCGCTGCTGCCGATGCTGACCGCCACCGGTCACCATGACCTCGCCGTTTCGCTGCTCCAGTCCCGCAAGTATCCCTCGTGGGGCTACGAGGTGAAGAACGGCGCGACGACCATCTGGGAACGCTGGAATTCCTACACCGCCGAGCACGGCTTCGGTGGCCCGAACGGCACGATGAACGCCGCGATGAACTCGTTCTCGCACTACGCGTTCGGAGCGGTGACCGAGTGGATGGTCGAGACGCTTGCCGGCATCGCTCCTGCGGAGCCCGGCTACTCGAAGATCCGTTTGCATCCCCATTTCCCCAGTGCCGACGCCGTGTCGGAGACCGACACCATCTCATGGGTCAAGGCGCATCACGACTCGCCCCATGGCCGCATCGCCGTGAGCTGGAAACGTCAGGAGGACGGCAGCCTGCTTTACGAAGCGACCGTTCCGCCCAACACCACCGCGGAGCTGACCCTTCCGGCCGTGTCGCCGTGGAAGCAAGCGGACGCCAAGCCGGAAACCCGGACGCTTGCTCCGGGTAGCCACAAGATTGTCGTCGAGTAG
- a CDS encoding glycoside hydrolase family 9 protein encodes MSSDLRKPITIALAAVFLTPALAQTASISLDDDYGDSYKATVTVTNDSASPISGWRVRMQLGGPIRSLWKAEVESGESDPDSFDFAIRNLSYNGSLAAGESTTFGLIVDPDNGTGPPSTLTAEALSSDPVDPGDPGGGPDESFNYADALRRSLWFYDAQRSGELPDGFRIPWRGDAGLSDGADVGIDLTGGFHDAGDHVKFGLPMAFSMTMLAWGAVEYPDGFSGCGELDELRSVLRWGADYLKRCHVRNPDGSTDVFYGQVGDGSLDHAWWGPPESMVMARPSFKIDATSPGSDLAAESAAALASIAMVIAPESPAEAAELIDHATALYEFADLHRGVYSDSIPAAAPFYRSWSGYQDELVWAAAWLYRATGDPAWLDRAKATYPAISGSYDWGLSWDDKRYGCYVLMAVLDGGETYRADAARWLDFWTIGHAEARVPYTPGGLAYLDAWGSLRYATTAAFCAFVHADHVADPDGRYSTFAKAQIDYALGSNPDRRSFVCGFGRNPPVNPHHRAAHASETGDILDPVTNTHVLYGALVGGPGPDDSYDDDRSNFQQSEVALDYNAAFTAALARLRSVSGDMVSDTFDQPEDPTIVFRENIDTFPTGAHTDDTWIPLWPGTKWANGPDEGRVEIDESIVAGDFGKSVRVLYPQGGQQSANSGAQWFTDLGGPHEELYMSYWVRFDEDFDFVLGGKLPGLGGAVSFEDRTHEWSGRLMWRENGKVEFYIHVPSDNLYDPGDRFWWNTEGFQATLVPGRWHHIELRLRLNAPGQFDGLMEGWFDGVKAASYPGFYFRDAPTADATIAWMFFSTFFGGSSSSIWQATKDEHARFDGFVVSRQRIGYPGPPPDADGDRLPDAWEVLHFGNTDSRADGDPDGDGQSNLDEHDGGTDPLDASDRTSLLLSPDDLRISLNAKAGRRYWLERSENLRTWTLLRSHGPLATDAALDFEDSEQGAATFYRVRTARP; translated from the coding sequence GTGTCCTCCGACCTCAGAAAACCCATCACGATCGCCTTGGCGGCCGTTTTTCTCACTCCCGCGCTCGCCCAGACCGCGAGCATCTCGCTGGATGACGACTACGGAGATTCCTACAAAGCCACCGTCACGGTCACCAACGACTCTGCCTCACCCATCAGCGGTTGGCGCGTCCGGATGCAGCTCGGCGGACCGATCCGATCCCTGTGGAAGGCCGAAGTCGAGAGTGGCGAGAGCGATCCGGACAGCTTCGACTTCGCGATCCGCAACCTGAGCTACAACGGCTCACTTGCAGCCGGCGAGTCGACCACCTTCGGGTTGATCGTCGATCCGGACAATGGAACGGGCCCGCCATCGACACTCACCGCCGAGGCATTGTCCTCCGACCCGGTCGATCCCGGAGATCCCGGCGGTGGACCGGACGAGTCATTCAACTACGCCGATGCCCTCCGCAGGTCGCTGTGGTTCTACGATGCCCAGCGGTCGGGCGAACTCCCCGATGGCTTCCGCATCCCGTGGCGGGGCGACGCAGGGCTCTCCGACGGCGCCGACGTCGGAATCGATCTCACCGGCGGCTTCCACGATGCCGGGGACCACGTGAAATTCGGACTGCCGATGGCGTTCAGCATGACCATGCTCGCGTGGGGAGCCGTTGAGTATCCGGACGGGTTTTCGGGATGCGGCGAGCTGGATGAGCTCCGTAGCGTGCTCCGCTGGGGTGCCGACTACCTCAAGCGATGCCATGTTCGGAATCCCGACGGCTCGACCGACGTCTTTTACGGCCAGGTGGGAGACGGCAGCCTCGACCACGCGTGGTGGGGACCGCCCGAGTCGATGGTGATGGCCCGGCCTTCCTTCAAAATCGACGCGACTTCACCCGGCAGCGATCTCGCCGCCGAGTCCGCCGCCGCCCTTGCGTCGATCGCCATGGTCATCGCCCCGGAGTCTCCCGCCGAAGCCGCCGAACTCATCGATCACGCGACTGCCCTCTACGAGTTCGCCGACCTGCACCGTGGTGTTTACAGCGATTCGATTCCGGCCGCCGCCCCGTTCTACCGGTCGTGGAGCGGGTATCAGGACGAACTCGTCTGGGCGGCCGCCTGGCTGTATCGCGCCACCGGTGATCCGGCGTGGCTCGACCGCGCCAAGGCCACCTATCCCGCCATCTCCGGGAGCTACGACTGGGGCCTGTCGTGGGACGACAAACGCTACGGCTGCTACGTGCTGATGGCGGTGCTCGACGGCGGCGAAACGTATCGCGCCGACGCCGCGCGCTGGCTCGACTTCTGGACCATCGGACACGCCGAAGCGCGGGTTCCCTACACCCCGGGCGGTCTAGCCTACCTCGACGCCTGGGGGTCGCTCCGCTATGCCACCACCGCCGCCTTCTGCGCATTCGTCCACGCCGACCATGTGGCCGATCCCGACGGCCGCTACTCGACGTTCGCGAAGGCGCAGATCGATTACGCTCTCGGATCCAATCCCGACAGACGGAGTTTCGTTTGCGGATTCGGCCGGAACCCGCCGGTGAACCCGCACCACCGCGCGGCCCATGCATCGGAAACCGGTGACATCCTCGATCCGGTGACCAACACCCACGTGCTCTACGGAGCTCTCGTCGGTGGTCCGGGCCCGGACGACAGCTACGATGACGACCGTAGCAATTTCCAGCAGAGCGAGGTCGCGCTGGACTACAATGCGGCCTTCACCGCCGCGCTCGCCCGCCTGAGGTCCGTTTCTGGCGACATGGTTTCCGACACCTTCGACCAACCGGAAGATCCTACGATCGTTTTTCGCGAGAACATCGACACGTTTCCGACCGGCGCCCACACGGACGACACCTGGATTCCCCTGTGGCCGGGTACCAAGTGGGCGAACGGGCCCGATGAAGGCCGGGTCGAGATCGACGAGTCAATCGTGGCGGGAGACTTCGGCAAGTCGGTGCGCGTTCTCTATCCCCAAGGCGGTCAGCAATCGGCCAACAGCGGCGCCCAATGGTTCACCGACCTCGGCGGACCGCATGAGGAACTCTACATGAGCTACTGGGTTCGATTTGATGAAGACTTCGACTTCGTTCTCGGTGGAAAACTCCCGGGGCTCGGCGGTGCGGTTTCGTTCGAGGACCGCACGCACGAGTGGTCCGGGCGCCTGATGTGGCGCGAGAATGGCAAGGTGGAGTTCTACATCCATGTGCCTTCGGACAACCTCTACGACCCCGGCGACCGCTTCTGGTGGAATACCGAAGGCTTCCAAGCCACGCTCGTCCCCGGGCGCTGGCATCACATCGAGCTCCGGCTTCGGCTCAACGCCCCGGGGCAATTCGACGGCCTGATGGAGGGCTGGTTCGATGGCGTGAAAGCCGCGAGCTATCCGGGCTTCTACTTTCGCGACGCCCCGACCGCCGACGCCACGATCGCCTGGATGTTTTTCAGCACCTTCTTCGGCGGAAGCAGCAGTTCGATCTGGCAGGCCACCAAGGACGAACACGCTCGGTTCGACGGCTTCGTCGTCTCGAGGCAGCGGATCGGATATCCCGGCCCGCCCCCGGACGCCGACGGTGACCGGCTTCCCGACGCGTGGGAGGTTCTTCATTTCGGAAATACCGACAGCCGTGCCGACGGCGATCCCGACGGCGACGGTCAGAGCAATCTCGACGAGCACGATGGCGGCACGGACCCCCTCGACGCTTCCGACCGGACCAGTCTGCTCCTGAGTCCGGACGACCTCCGAATCTCGCTGAACGCCAAAGCAGGCCGCCGCTACTGGCTCGAGAGATCCGAGAATCTCCGCACGTGGACCCTTCTCCGGAGCCACGGACCGCTCGCGACCGACGCTGCCCTGGACTTCGAAGACAGCGAACAAGGTGCCGCGACCTTCTACCGAGTCCGGACCGCCCGGCCGTGA
- a CDS encoding ATP-binding protein codes for MTPRRDRAIALSLGLIGAVWISPIAAEETIASRFSSEWKQLRSEVEAIDNELAALPPIPLDDLGDRRAFLHSFPTDDALLTREVDFTIRLQWDEPQDIDRVVLVPARKFDAGGLEANYGFPDDFDLTLRGTDGLSMEVAAHRAMSANAAHVGHPIADSLAEPFPATELTLHISRLRPIPEGAPSLPLVALSEIFCFSGARNVAPLARIEIESTKLTQHSSYWSPELLHDERTPLGIPEGVISPNEQPPSPGWISLGRDEAEEQVDIVIDLGQSRQIDGVRMFPALRPSIEDFPGFGIPQRFRIEVSETGEDDSYQAVIDRSEVGLVNVGHNPVTLRFRETDARFVRLRATELWKPFTYYPAFLALSEIQVLKDETNLAVGAAVITTEQTEPIRAHGTRFWTREGITDDHGPSGPILTHRAWLEALSHRLKLETRRLQISQRMVELESRWRSGTIGLLSIVGLLAVCAAVVLPIRYRLREKRQVRRIRERIAGDLHDDVGTNLGSIQMLTALARTKGTPEEELELIHRVAAETVTSVRDIVWLLHPTPGSRVSTIDHLRESAAILLEPLEWKLTADFRDWSLGDQDGRHLVLFFREALHNIRRHADASKVEIEVGRDGDALVLRITDDGRGIDPQTLEQPASLRALRQRAEKLGGRVDIRTLPGEGTTVSLRFVPRSQGSAPEPVPYPSKPDDAP; via the coding sequence ATGACGCCACGCCGCGACAGAGCCATTGCCCTCTCGCTCGGCCTCATCGGGGCGGTTTGGATCTCGCCCATCGCCGCCGAGGAGACGATCGCCAGCCGGTTTTCGTCGGAGTGGAAACAGCTCCGGTCCGAGGTGGAGGCGATCGACAACGAACTTGCCGCCCTGCCGCCGATCCCGCTGGACGACCTCGGCGACCGACGCGCTTTCCTGCACTCGTTCCCGACCGACGACGCACTGCTCACCCGCGAGGTCGACTTCACCATCCGCCTGCAGTGGGACGAGCCGCAGGACATCGACCGGGTCGTGCTGGTGCCCGCCCGGAAGTTCGATGCCGGCGGATTGGAAGCGAACTACGGCTTTCCCGACGACTTCGATCTGACACTCCGCGGTACGGATGGCCTCAGCATGGAGGTTGCGGCACATCGGGCGATGAGCGCGAACGCCGCCCACGTGGGCCACCCGATTGCAGACTCGCTGGCTGAACCTTTCCCCGCGACCGAACTGACCCTCCACATCTCCCGGCTCCGGCCGATCCCCGAAGGAGCCCCATCCCTTCCGCTGGTCGCGCTCTCGGAGATCTTCTGTTTTTCCGGCGCTCGCAACGTCGCGCCGCTCGCCCGCATCGAGATCGAAAGCACCAAGTTGACCCAGCACTCGTCCTACTGGAGCCCTGAGCTGCTGCATGACGAACGGACCCCGCTGGGCATTCCGGAGGGCGTCATTTCTCCCAACGAGCAACCACCCTCGCCCGGTTGGATCTCGCTCGGCAGGGACGAGGCCGAAGAGCAGGTGGATATCGTCATCGACCTCGGCCAGTCGCGGCAAATTGACGGCGTCCGGATGTTCCCCGCGTTGCGACCGTCGATCGAGGACTTCCCCGGATTCGGGATTCCTCAACGCTTCCGGATCGAGGTCTCGGAAACGGGTGAAGACGACAGCTACCAGGCCGTCATCGACCGCAGCGAAGTCGGTTTGGTGAACGTCGGCCATAACCCGGTGACCCTGCGTTTCCGAGAAACCGACGCGCGCTTCGTCCGCCTGAGGGCCACCGAGCTCTGGAAGCCATTCACTTACTACCCGGCCTTCCTCGCCCTCAGCGAAATCCAGGTACTGAAGGACGAGACCAACCTGGCGGTCGGCGCGGCCGTGATTACCACCGAACAGACCGAACCCATCCGCGCCCACGGCACACGTTTCTGGACCCGCGAAGGCATCACCGATGATCACGGACCCTCCGGGCCGATCCTCACGCATCGTGCCTGGCTAGAGGCCCTGTCGCATCGACTGAAGCTGGAAACCCGTCGGCTGCAAATCTCCCAACGAATGGTCGAGTTGGAGAGCCGCTGGCGAAGCGGAACCATCGGGCTGCTGTCGATCGTCGGGCTCCTCGCGGTCTGCGCCGCGGTGGTGCTGCCGATCCGTTACCGCCTGCGTGAGAAGCGGCAGGTCCGGCGCATTCGCGAGCGCATCGCTGGCGACCTCCACGACGACGTCGGCACCAACCTCGGCAGCATCCAGATGCTCACCGCCCTCGCGCGGACGAAGGGCACGCCCGAGGAGGAACTCGAGCTCATCCACCGGGTCGCGGCCGAGACCGTGACCTCGGTGCGCGACATCGTCTGGCTGCTCCATCCGACACCCGGCTCGCGCGTTTCGACGATCGATCACCTGAGGGAAAGCGCGGCGATCCTCCTCGAACCGCTCGAGTGGAAACTGACCGCCGATTTCAGGGACTGGTCGCTCGGCGATCAGGACGGACGGCACCTCGTGCTCTTCTTCCGCGAGGCACTGCACAACATCCGCCGCCACGCCGACGCATCGAAGGTCGAGATCGAGGTCGGCCGGGACGGCGATGCGCTTGTGCTGCGGATCACCGACGACGGCCGGGGCATCGACCCGCAGACCCTCGAGCAGCCCGCGTCGCTGCGTGCGTTGCGGCAAAGGGCAGAGAAGCTGGGTGGCCGCGTCGACATCCGGACCTTGCCGGGGGAAGGAACCACGGTCAGCTTGCGCTTCGTGCCGCGCTCGCAGGGATCGGCCCCGGAACCGGTCCCCTATCCTTCGAAACCCGACGACGCCCCGTGA
- a CDS encoding L-rhamnose isomerase — MYDSAREQYAAFGVDTEAALERLARIPVSIHCWQGDDVGGFENPDGQLGSGLAVTGNYPGKARTPDELRADLEKALSLIPGSHRLNLHAIYLETDTKVERDAIETRHFQGWIDWCKSQGIGLDFNPSCFAHPKADSGLTLSSPDAGIRQFWIDHCKACRVIANDMGEQLGDKTVTNIWVPDGYKDTPADRVAPRQRLKDSLDEILAFDTPHNLDAVESKLFGIGSEAFVTGSHEFYMGYAIQKQILLCLDAGHFHPTEMISEKISSCLLYLPELLLHVSRGVRWDSDHVVTFNDELLAIAREIVANRFEDRVHIGLDFFDASINRVAAWTIGVRNTLRALLAGLLEPTDKVRAAELEGDYTTRLALMEEAKTYPIGAVWDEFCRRNDVPVGPAWLDVVRDYEATTLSKR, encoded by the coding sequence ATGTACGATTCCGCCCGTGAACAATACGCCGCTTTCGGCGTCGACACCGAGGCCGCTCTCGAGCGGCTCGCCCGCATCCCCGTTTCCATCCACTGCTGGCAAGGTGACGACGTCGGCGGCTTCGAGAATCCCGACGGCCAGCTCGGCTCCGGTCTCGCGGTCACCGGGAACTATCCCGGCAAGGCACGCACGCCCGACGAACTCCGCGCCGACCTCGAGAAGGCCCTGTCACTGATCCCGGGAAGCCATCGGCTCAACCTGCACGCGATCTACCTAGAGACGGACACCAAGGTGGAGCGCGACGCGATCGAGACGCGACACTTCCAAGGCTGGATCGACTGGTGCAAGTCGCAGGGGATCGGCCTCGATTTCAACCCTTCGTGCTTCGCCCATCCGAAGGCCGACAGCGGGCTGACGCTATCGTCGCCCGACGCCGGCATCCGCCAGTTCTGGATCGATCACTGCAAGGCCTGCCGCGTGATCGCCAACGACATGGGCGAACAGCTCGGCGACAAGACGGTGACCAACATCTGGGTGCCCGACGGATACAAGGACACGCCGGCCGACCGCGTCGCGCCGCGGCAGCGGCTGAAGGACTCGCTCGACGAAATCCTAGCTTTCGACACGCCGCACAACCTCGATGCGGTCGAGTCGAAGCTTTTCGGGATCGGCTCGGAAGCCTTCGTCACCGGATCTCACGAGTTCTACATGGGCTATGCGATCCAGAAGCAGATCCTGCTCTGCCTTGATGCGGGCCATTTCCATCCGACCGAGATGATTTCGGAAAAGATCAGCTCGTGCCTGCTCTACCTGCCCGAGCTGCTGCTCCATGTGTCGCGTGGCGTGCGCTGGGACTCGGATCATGTGGTGACCTTCAACGACGAGCTGTTGGCGATCGCCCGCGAAATCGTCGCCAACCGCTTCGAGGACCGGGTGCACATCGGCCTCGATTTCTTCGACGCCTCGATCAATCGCGTCGCGGCGTGGACGATCGGTGTGCGCAACACCCTGCGAGCCCTGCTCGCCGGGTTGCTCGAGCCGACCGACAAGGTGCGCGCGGCCGAGCTTGAGGGCGACTACACGACGCGTCTCGCGCTGATGGAGGAAGCCAAGACCTATCCGATCGGAGCGGTCTGGGACGAGTTCTGCCGCCGCAACGACGTCCCGGTCGGCCCGGCGTGGCTCGACGTGGTCCGTGACTACGAAGCGACGACCCTCTCGAAGCGATGA
- a CDS encoding response regulator transcription factor encodes MNAQQILLIEDHAVYRQTIRKTLDATGDYRCVGEFSNLEDAFEAIDAGLGADIILLDLGLPAMGGIEGIGKLREKLPEARVIILTAFTDRAKVFAALEAGAHGYLVKAGSPMRLLQTLNEVVGGGTPLDPQIAGMLLDTFQKLRPIAEEESLAPREKEVLQLVARGLTKQQVADELGISLHSVSGYLRRAFDKLHVHSLPAAVSAAIRRGLLDFS; translated from the coding sequence GTGAACGCCCAGCAGATTCTTCTGATCGAGGACCACGCGGTTTACCGCCAGACGATCCGCAAGACGCTCGACGCGACCGGCGACTACCGATGCGTCGGCGAGTTCTCGAATCTCGAGGACGCCTTCGAGGCGATCGATGCCGGACTCGGTGCCGACATCATTCTGCTCGACCTCGGCCTGCCGGCGATGGGCGGGATCGAAGGGATCGGCAAACTGCGCGAGAAACTTCCGGAGGCGCGCGTGATCATCCTCACCGCCTTCACCGACCGCGCCAAAGTCTTCGCCGCACTGGAGGCAGGCGCGCATGGCTACCTCGTGAAAGCGGGCTCCCCGATGCGCCTCCTGCAGACCCTGAACGAAGTCGTCGGTGGCGGCACTCCGCTCGACCCCCAGATCGCCGGCATGCTGCTCGACACTTTCCAGAAACTGCGACCGATCGCCGAGGAAGAGAGTCTCGCGCCCCGCGAAAAAGAGGTGCTTCAACTCGTCGCCCGCGGTCTCACCAAGCAGCAGGTCGCCGACGAACTCGGAATCAGCCTGCACTCGGTCTCCGGCTATCTCCGCCGGGCCTTCGACAAGCTCCACGTCCACAGCCTGCCCGCCGCCGTCAGCGCCGCCATCCGCCGCGGCCTGCTGGACTTCTCGTGA